The Streptomyces pactum genome contains a region encoding:
- a CDS encoding IS630 family transposase (programmed frameshift), producing MRYADGGGLTAAGRRRRESVRMQAAELFEQEIKPPEVARRLRVSLKSAYQWHQLWRDGGHEALASRGPSGSRCRLSPRCLEKLAAYLDEGPAAHGWVEDQVWTAARVATLIGRKFHVSYSVSGATRLMHRLGFSPQVPARRVAERDERAVTVWKEVTWAEVKEPGRPGGGYICFEDEAGFTRKPPRGRTWGRRGHTPVVTVSGRRSGRLSVAGLIAMRPGSRTRLCHRLRAHRAGRGKRRSMGERDFIALVDGVHQLLKAPIVLVWDRLNTHVSHAMRKLIAERAWLTVFLLPAYSPDLNPVEWVWAHIKRSLANLAVVALDRLEALVRNRLKRLQYRPGTLDGFIAGTGLTLDEPASP from the exons GTGAGATATGCGGATGGGGGCGGGCTGACCGCTGCGGGACGTCGGCGCCGGGAGTCGGTGCGGATGCAGGCGGCCGAGCTGTTCGAGCAGGAGATCAAGCCGCCGGAGGTGGCACGGCGACTGCGGGTGAGCCTGAAATCGGCCTACCAGTGGCACCAGCTGTGGCGGGACGGTGGTCATGAGGCTCTGGCCTCCCGCGGCCCGAGCGGATCCCGTTGCCGGCTGTCCCCGCGCTGTCTGGAGAAACTGGCTGCGTACCTCGATGAGGGCCCGGCCGCCCACGGCTGGGTGGAGGACCAGGTGTGGACCGCGGCGAGGGTGGCCACGCTGATCGGCCGGAAGTTCCACGTCTCCTACAGCGTCTCCGGTGCCACGAGGCTGATGCACCGGCTCGGCTTCAGCCCGCAGGTCCCCGCACGGCGGGTCGCCGAGCGCGACGAGAGGGCCGTCACCGTGTGGAAGGAGGTGACCTGGGCGGAGGTAAAAGAGCCCGGGCGGCCTG GCGGGGGCTACATCTGCTTCGAGGACGAAGCAGGGTTCACGCGGAAGCCGCCCCGGGGACGAACCTGGGGCCGGCGCGGGCACACCCCGGTCGTGACCGTCAGCGGGCGACGCTCGGGGCGGCTGTCGGTGGCCGGACTGATCGCCATGCGGCCCGGCTCCCGTACCCGGCTGTGCCACCGCCTGCGCGCCCACCGGGCGGGCAGAGGCAAACGCCGCAGCATGGGCGAGCGTGACTTCATCGCGCTCGTCGACGGCGTCCACCAGCTCCTCAAGGCACCTATCGTGCTGGTCTGGGACCGCCTCAACACCCACGTCTCTCACGCCATGCGCAAGTTGATCGCCGAGCGCGCATGGCTGACAGTGTTCCTGCTGCCCGCCTACTCACCCGACCTCAACCCCGTCGAATGGGTATGGGCACACATCAAACGCAGCCTGGCCAACCTCGCCGTCGTCGCGCTCGACCGGCTCGAAGCACTCGTCCGTAACCGACTCAAGCGCCTTCAGTACCGGCCCGGCACCCTCGACGGCTTCATAGCCGGCACCGGCCTGACTCTCGACGAACCTGCCTCACCCTGA
- a CDS encoding DUF397 domain-containing protein: MARAFNGVSADSLPGVTWVKSRHSTADGNCVEVALLIGGEVALRNSRHPDGPALVYSRAEIAAFIAGVKDGEFDPIASY; the protein is encoded by the coding sequence ATGGCCCGTGCCTTCAACGGTGTCTCGGCGGACTCTCTTCCAGGAGTGACATGGGTCAAGAGCCGTCACAGCACAGCAGACGGCAACTGCGTCGAAGTGGCGCTACTGATAGGAGGTGAGGTGGCACTGCGCAACTCCCGGCACCCTGACGGACCGGCGCTGGTCTACTCGAGGGCAGAGATCGCGGCCTTCATCGCGGGGGTGAAGGACGGTGAATTCGACCCGATCGCCAGTTACTGA
- a CDS encoding ATP-binding protein, producing the protein MSCPSRSPLTPPTAPDWGLALGISTSDFAARAFTRDPSSLKSIRCFVRDTAVAWGIGAVAEDLTLVVNELTTNAVRHALRSSPQREAKAWLGIAQTAGTVLCAVSDPSPAPPLPHPPRGMAVAGRGLLIVDALTSQWGYAEAAPGKTVWARLNAHAH; encoded by the coding sequence ATGAGCTGCCCCTCCCGTTCACCGCTGACGCCACCCACGGCACCGGACTGGGGACTTGCCCTGGGCATCAGCACATCCGACTTTGCCGCTCGGGCATTCACGCGGGACCCGAGTAGTCTGAAAAGCATCCGCTGCTTCGTCCGCGACACCGCCGTGGCATGGGGCATCGGCGCTGTGGCCGAAGACCTGACTCTCGTGGTCAACGAGCTGACCACCAACGCGGTTCGGCATGCGCTGCGGTCGAGCCCTCAACGGGAAGCCAAGGCATGGCTGGGTATCGCCCAGACTGCGGGCACGGTGCTGTGCGCTGTCTCCGACCCCAGTCCGGCTCCCCCACTGCCTCACCCGCCTCGGGGTATGGCCGTGGCGGGCCGGGGCCTGCTCATCGTGGACGCCCTGACCAGCCAATGGGGTTACGCCGAGGCAGCACCCGGAAAGACCGTCTGGGCACGGCTGAACGCGCACGCGCACTGA
- a CDS encoding UvrD-helicase domain-containing protein, translating to MTATDEQTAAADTFRNGDHLSLQAGAGTGKTTTLNLLARTTSRRGRYLAYNRAIAQSAAAQFPSSVQCRTAHALAYAAIGHRYRRRLNAPRRPAWKSGQDLGITKALRIDEKEVSPMALSNATLRTVSRFCHAADESIAPHHVPRLRGLEDPGCHTELADHIVPFARKAWADLQHPDGGAVRFDHDHYLKIWALTRPRLDTDFLLLDEAQDTNPVVEDVFLAQRGHAQLVMVGDSAQAIYHWRGAKDIMTGFDGTRLALSQSFRFGPDLAAEANRWLHLAGAPLRLTGTPDIPTELGTVTQPDAVLCRTNVGAMAQVMALMAVGSRVALAGGGESLQALALAARDLKEGRRTHHPELTLFTHWGDLQDYAAYDPAGRDLQPLVNLVDSHGTDAILDAVARLVSEPQAQATVSTAHKAKGREWSRVLIADDFAPVDSYEGAPTPPEPIDEAEARLAYVAVTRARQCLDLGGLSWVRDHPDGAAAQDAS from the coding sequence GTGACCGCCACTGACGAGCAGACCGCCGCAGCCGACACCTTCCGTAACGGCGATCACCTGTCCTTGCAGGCCGGTGCCGGGACCGGCAAAACCACCACCCTCAACCTGCTCGCTCGCACCACCAGTCGCCGAGGCCGCTATCTCGCCTACAACCGGGCCATCGCCCAGAGCGCCGCCGCGCAGTTCCCCAGCAGCGTTCAGTGCAGAACTGCCCACGCCCTGGCCTACGCGGCAATCGGCCACCGATACCGCCGCCGTCTGAACGCCCCCCGCCGCCCCGCATGGAAGAGCGGGCAGGACCTCGGCATCACCAAGGCCCTCCGCATCGACGAGAAGGAGGTGAGCCCTATGGCTCTCTCCAACGCGACCCTGCGTACCGTTTCCCGCTTCTGTCATGCCGCCGACGAGAGCATCGCTCCTCACCACGTGCCCCGCCTGCGCGGCCTGGAAGATCCTGGCTGCCATACTGAACTCGCCGACCACATCGTTCCGTTCGCCCGTAAAGCCTGGGCCGACCTGCAGCACCCCGACGGCGGCGCCGTCCGTTTCGACCACGACCACTACCTGAAAATCTGGGCACTCACCCGACCTCGGCTCGACACCGACTTTCTCCTGCTGGACGAGGCACAGGACACTAATCCGGTCGTCGAAGACGTCTTCCTGGCCCAGCGCGGCCACGCCCAGCTCGTCATGGTCGGTGACTCTGCACAGGCCATCTACCACTGGCGCGGCGCCAAGGACATCATGACCGGCTTCGACGGCACCCGCCTGGCCTTGTCGCAGTCCTTCCGTTTCGGCCCCGACCTTGCCGCAGAGGCCAACCGCTGGCTCCACCTCGCCGGCGCTCCGCTCCGCCTTACCGGCACCCCCGACATCCCCACAGAACTCGGGACCGTCACCCAACCAGATGCCGTTTTGTGCCGCACCAACGTCGGTGCCATGGCGCAGGTGATGGCGCTCATGGCCGTCGGCAGCCGAGTAGCTCTGGCCGGGGGAGGAGAGAGTCTGCAGGCCCTTGCCCTGGCAGCCCGGGACCTCAAAGAAGGCCGGCGTACCCACCACCCGGAGCTGACCCTCTTCACTCACTGGGGCGACCTCCAGGACTACGCAGCCTATGACCCGGCGGGACGTGATCTGCAGCCGCTGGTCAACCTCGTCGACAGCCACGGCACCGATGCCATTCTCGACGCCGTAGCTCGGCTCGTCTCCGAGCCACAGGCGCAGGCGACTGTCTCCACCGCGCACAAAGCGAAGGGACGGGAGTGGTCCCGCGTGCTCATCGCCGACGACTTCGCCCCAGTCGACAGCTATGAGGGCGCTCCGACGCCTCCCGAACCGATCGACGAGGCAGAAGCCCGTCTGGCGTACGTGGCGGTCACACGGGCACGCCAGTGTCTCGACCTCGGCGGGCTGTCATGGGTCCGTGATCACCCCGACGGTGCTGCGGCGCAGGACGCGTCATGA
- a CDS encoding helix-turn-helix transcriptional regulator, with amino-acid sequence MTILPPDPDFSALRVEFARLRGERGWTFDELANRSGLARRTLIDLEHGRTPGNLTTWHALAHVFDVPIEHLLAVLCGNHTPPGGNDT; translated from the coding sequence GTGACGATCTTGCCCCCCGATCCCGACTTCAGCGCACTACGCGTGGAATTCGCACGCCTGCGGGGCGAACGCGGCTGGACCTTCGACGAACTCGCCAACCGCAGTGGCCTGGCCCGCCGCACCCTCATCGACCTCGAACACGGTCGAACCCCCGGCAACCTCACCACCTGGCACGCCCTCGCCCACGTCTTCGACGTACCCATCGAGCACCTGCTTGCGGTGCTCTGCGGCAACCACACCCCGCCGGGCGGCAACGACACCTGA